ACATAGCGCCTGGCCAAACCGACGGTATCCATCAAAGTATAGACCTGCTTTTCAATTTCTGCTTTCTTGGCACACAATTTATGAATGACCAGAGGTTCTGAGATACTCTCGCCAACCGTCAAACGGGGATTCAATGAGGAATACGGGTCCTGAAAGATAATCTGCATCTTTTGCCGCAATGCGTGAGTTTGCCGGGCATTCGAGTTTGTGATATCTTCGCCATCAAAAATCACCTTTCCAGCCGTGGAATCAATCAACCGAATAATCACACGTCCCAAGGTAGATTTACCACACCCAGATTCACCAACCACACCTAATGTCTCGCCTTGATTAACGACAAAGCTGACATCATCGACAGCGTGTAACATTCCCCTGGGGGTTTTGAAATATTTTTTTAAGTTACTTACCTCAAGCAGACTATCCATTTTTTTCTCCAACGAAAAAGGTACGACATTGTTTCATCTTCGCCATAAGACATCCATCCATCATTTGTAAAGTAAGCATTTGACCAAATGCCCAGGCGAAACTTCAATATCCTCAGGGGCAATTAATTCACACTCTGGCATCTTATGGCTGCATCGTGGGTAGAAAGGACAGCCAGTTGGAAGATGAGTTGGATCTGGCATCAGGCCGACAATTGGGGTAAGCCTGTCAACCTTGCTGTTCAAATCCGGCAGAGAACCAAACAATCCCTTGGTATAAGGGTGCATCGTATGGTCATAAATATCTTCCAGAGAGCCAATCTCAACAATCTGTCCTGCGTACATAATCGCCACCCGATCACAGATCTCAGCGAGCACACCCAGATCGTGTGTGATCATGATCATTGCAGTATTCAGCCTTTTCTTCAATCCACCCATCAAATCAAGAACCTGAGCCTGGATGGTCACATCCAAAGCGGTCGTAGGTTCGTCAGCAATGATCAAGCTTGGGTTACAGGCTAGCGCGATCGCGATGATGACCCTTTGCTTCATGCCGCCAGAGAACTGGTTGGGATATTCAACCATACGCTCTTTGGGTATCCCCACCATCTCCAACATTTCAGCAGCCTTAATCTCAGCATCCGCGCGGGATAGTTTCTCGTGCAAACGGACTACCTCTGAAATTTGATCACCGACGGTCAAAACCGGGTTCAAAGCCGTCATTGGGTCTTGGAAGATCATGGATAATTCATTTCCACGATACTTTCGCATCGCCGAATTACTCAATTTGAGCAGGTCTTTTCCATGAAAGATAATCTGCCCATCAATGACTTTTCCGGGCGGCTCAGGGATAAGCCCCATCAAACCAAGCGCGGTCGTTGTCTTCCCTGCGCCAGTTTCACCGGCTAAGCCCAAGGTCTCACTTTCCTTCAAGGAAAAGCTTATATCATTGACTGCCCTGACAACACCTTCCTCGGTAATGTAATGGATTGTCAGGTTTTTTACTTCAAGAATGTTATCGTTCGTTTCATAAGTCATATATACTGGCCCCTTACTTCTTCAACTTTGGATCGAGAGCATCGCGGAGGCCATCTCCGAAGAGGTTCAATGCCATCACCGTTAACATGATCGCCAGGCCAGGCCCAATAACCATATATGGGTTATCCCGCATATAAGTCCTTGCGCTAGAGAGCATGGCTCCCCATTCGGGAACTGGCGGCTGGATCCCTAACCCCAGAAAACTCAATGAGGCACATAGGAGAATTGACTTCCCAATACCAAGTGTTGCCTGGACGATGATAGGTGCCAGAATGTTCGGGAAAATGTGAACCCTCAGAATACGTCCAGTATTGGCACCAATTGCACGTGCCGCTTCAACATAATCCTGATCGCGAACCGTCATCGTGGCAGCGCGCACAACCCGGGCAAAGTTGGGCACAGAACTGACCGCAACCGCAATCAAAGCGCTTGTGATTCCAGCGCCAAGAGTCGAAGCGATAGCAATCGCAAGGACAACTCTTGGAATCCCATAGAGAATATCGCAGATACGCATGATAACATTGTCTACCATATTCCCAAAATACCCAGCAATCGCACCCAGGATGCAACCCACTAAAGCGCCAGCTGACAATGAGATAAAACCGATCCGCAGGGAGATGCGTGACCCATAGATGATCCGACTCAAAATATCTCTGCCGAATTCGTCCGTTCCTGCCAAATGCTGCAGCGAAGGTGATTGCATGATTTCTGAATAATTCTGCTTATCATACGGATATGGTGCAATAACATTCGCAAATATAGCTAACAACACCAAAATTAGCAGCATTGCCAGACCAGCCAACGCTAAACGGTTTTTCTTCAGCCGTCGCCACACTTCCTGGAACTGGCTGCGTTTCTTAACAATCACAATTTTGTTTTCGTGAACCTTTTGGTTTTTATTATCCATTTAGCCTAACTCTCCTGCGCATCAGTGTTACTCGGTAGACTGGACGTTGATACAGGATCTTCTTTTGAAGTCTTCTTCCTCGTAATATATTGAGAACGAATCCGTGGATCCACTAATGCATACAGAAGGTCAACAACCAAATTAACACCACTCTGTAGCATTGCCAACATCAGCACAGAACCTTGAACTAAGGGATAATTCCTTGCCTTGATGGCATCCACCATCATTTTCCCCAGGCCAGGTATGGCAAAAACCTGTTCATTGACCACAGCACCACCCAAGCTCCCGGCAAACTGGATACCAACGATTGTCAGGATGGGGATCAAAGCATTGGTGAGAGCATGTTTGAACAAGATCACATTCTCAGACTGGCCTTTAGCCCTGGCGGTTCGGATGTAATCCGAACGGATCACCTCAAGCATGCTCGATCTTGTGATCCGTGCGATCGTAGCCACCGGCACAGCAGCAATACTTACCACAGGCATAAGATAATAGATCGGCCCATATAGGCCTGAGGCCGGTAGCCAACCCAGTTTAACTGAGAATAATAAAACTAATAACAAAGCCAGCCAGAAACTGGGCATCGTGATGCCTAATAATGACAAGATACGTACCAGATTGTCAACGAAACTGTACTGCTTTGTTGCAGATATGATTCCAGCTGGCACACCAATAATGACAGCAAAAATTATGACATAAAAAGCAACCCGAGCAGTTACAGGTAATCTGGTCATAATTTCTTCACTGACAGGTAGCTTGGAAACATATGAAACACCAAGATCGCCCTTTAACAAATCACCCATATAGTGGAAATATCGCGACATAAAACTATCATTCAGCCCCATCTCTTCGCGAAGCGTTTCCACTTCTGATTCCGTTGCCAAGTCACCTAATAGTGCTCGCGCTGGATCACCCGGCGTAAAATATAGAAGGGTAAAAATCACAAAGCTGATGCCAATTAACACCGGTATCATGGCAAGAATTCTTTTTAGTGCATAACGAGCCATAAGAGATTGCTCCTTACATTGCAAAGAAAGAGAATAGTCGCCACAGGGAACCCCCTATGGCAACTATTCCTATTTTTCGTTGTTACTACTTCTTCGCTTGGTACATTTTACTCTTGTGTGAATTCAATCACTGTGAAATCAGGAATACCAGTACTCACAAATTCAAAATTAAGAATGGTTCCACTGGCGGCATACCCTCTCTCCGGATAAGCAAGAGGAAGAAGATACAGTTTGTCCCAGAGGTAGTCCTGCAGTTCCTCATAGATCGGAATACGATCTTCCATCGCATAGGTTTGCTCACCGGCGTCCAGAAGGTCCTGAACATGCTGGTCGTTATGGCGGAGGGAAATTGTGCGGGCAAGAGGCCATGCAACCAGAGCACTCGCCGGGTCAAGAATGGTGGCGCTGTTGGACATAACCGTCATGGGCAGTTCACCGGCATTATTCATCGTTGTAAAGGTAGTGATATCAACCATTTCAATTGTGGCGGTGATACCAACTTCTTTGAGCATGCTCTGAATAATCTCGATGGCGGCATTGTAATTCTGCTGCTGGAAGGTGATGAATTTAACTTCTAGACCATCTTCATAACCGGCTTCAGCGAGCAATTCTTTGGATTTCTCGGGATTATATTCCCAGGGACCCTCTACCTTATAACCAGGAATGCTTTTTGCCATGAAACCATCAGCAGCTTCTGCGTAACCCTGGTAAGCGGTTGTGGCAACAGCTTCTACATTGATTGCATATGCAATAGCTTTGCGGATCAACTCATTGCCATAAAGTTCATTTTCGTTATTGAAGCAAAGGTAGACCATCTTGAGGGAGGTACCCTTGAGCATCTGCAGGGAGGGATCCTCATCGATCCGACCCCAATCGGTGGTTGAAAGGTCGAAAGCAATATCAACGCCACCGGTCTCAAGTTCAATAGCACGGGAGGAAGCTTCCAGAATAACGCGGAAGACCAATTTGCCATAAGCAGGTTCCACACCCCAATAGCTATCGTTTTTCACCAATTCAATCCGGTCACCAGCGACCCATCCACTGAACATCATGGGGCCAGTACCAACGGGGGCACGGCCAAAGGCTTCTGCACCCATGCTTTCATAGGCAGCCTTGCTGAAAATAGCGCCACGATAGCAGGCAAATGCTTCCATGATCGGGGCAAAAGGATACTGTAACTTAAATTCTACAGTGAAGTC
This Chloroflexota bacterium DNA region includes the following protein-coding sequences:
- a CDS encoding ABC transporter ATP-binding protein, whose protein sequence is MTYETNDNILEVKNLTIHYITEEGVVRAVNDISFSLKESETLGLAGETGAGKTTTALGLMGLIPEPPGKVIDGQIIFHGKDLLKLSNSAMRKYRGNELSMIFQDPMTALNPVLTVGDQISEVVRLHEKLSRADAEIKAAEMLEMVGIPKERMVEYPNQFSGGMKQRVIIAIALACNPSLIIADEPTTALDVTIQAQVLDLMGGLKKRLNTAMIMITHDLGVLAEICDRVAIMYAGQIVEIGSLEDIYDHTMHPYTKGLFGSLPDLNSKVDRLTPIVGLMPDPTHLPTGCPFYPRCSHKMPECELIAPEDIEVSPGHLVKCLLYK
- a CDS encoding ABC transporter permease translates to MDNKNQKVHENKIVIVKKRSQFQEVWRRLKKNRLALAGLAMLLILVLLAIFANVIAPYPYDKQNYSEIMQSPSLQHLAGTDEFGRDILSRIIYGSRISLRIGFISLSAGALVGCILGAIAGYFGNMVDNVIMRICDILYGIPRVVLAIAIASTLGAGITSALIAVAVSSVPNFARVVRAATMTVRDQDYVEAARAIGANTGRILRVHIFPNILAPIIVQATLGIGKSILLCASLSFLGLGIQPPVPEWGAMLSSARTYMRDNPYMVIGPGLAIMLTVMALNLFGDGLRDALDPKLKK
- a CDS encoding ABC transporter permease — translated: MARYALKRILAMIPVLIGISFVIFTLLYFTPGDPARALLGDLATESEVETLREEMGLNDSFMSRYFHYMGDLLKGDLGVSYVSKLPVSEEIMTRLPVTARVAFYVIIFAVIIGVPAGIISATKQYSFVDNLVRILSLLGITMPSFWLALLLVLLFSVKLGWLPASGLYGPIYYLMPVVSIAAVPVATIARITRSSMLEVIRSDYIRTARAKGQSENVILFKHALTNALIPILTIVGIQFAGSLGGAVVNEQVFAIPGLGKMMVDAIKARNYPLVQGSVLMLAMLQSGVNLVVDLLYALVDPRIRSQYITRKKTSKEDPVSTSSLPSNTDAQES
- a CDS encoding ABC transporter substrate-binding protein — protein: MKRSLLFLLVAIMVLSIVGCQSSAVTEAVVPDDDGSSEVSGEETSGEEVVADSSDRILREQLVVAISQEPPTLDAYAASNEVVFLATQTVFESLIKNVDGELVPWLATGFDIIDDTTIRFTLREDVLFHDGTPMTAEDVLFSMSIAQTSNFTSTIFGALDIENSQVIDDFTVEFKLQYPFAPIMEAFACYRGAIFSKAAYESMGAEAFGRAPVGTGPMMFSGWVAGDRIELVKNDSYWGVEPAYGKLVFRVILEASSRAIELETGGVDIAFDLSTTDWGRIDEDPSLQMLKGTSLKMVYLCFNNENELYGNELIRKAIAYAINVEAVATTAYQGYAEAADGFMAKSIPGYKVEGPWEYNPEKSKELLAEAGYEDGLEVKFITFQQQNYNAAIEIIQSMLKEVGITATIEMVDITTFTTMNNAGELPMTVMSNSATILDPASALVAWPLARTISLRHNDQHVQDLLDAGEQTYAMEDRIPIYEELQDYLWDKLYLLPLAYPERGYAASGTILNFEFVSTGIPDFTVIEFTQE